A stretch of Argiope bruennichi chromosome 10, qqArgBrue1.1, whole genome shotgun sequence DNA encodes these proteins:
- the LOC129987664 gene encoding uncharacterized protein LOC129987664 has translation MSSRSETTESERLLVVKWSKEGKYLREIASLIGVTHGCAQKILQKYKKTGSVANIPGRGRKETVSITVKRKIIHSVKKDPRVSASKLALSMSSTIGKKISDETIRRTLHQYGFHDRTPIRKPLIKYMNRQKRVTFAKEHRLKPISF, from the coding sequence ATGAGCTCTCGTAGTGAAACTACTGAATCTGAACGTTTATTGGTTGTAAAATGGTCAAAAGAGGGCAAATATCTTCGAGAAATCGCTTCGTTGATTGGTGTAACTCATGGTTGTGCCCAAAAAATactacagaagtataaaaaaactgGATCTGTGGCCAATATTCCTGGAAGAGGACGTAAAGAAACAGTGAGTATTACAGTGAAGAGGAAGATCATTCACTCAGTAAAGAAAGATCCGAGGGTGAGTGCATCTAAGCTAGCTTTATCGATGTCCTCTACAATCGGAAAAAAGATCTCAGATGAAACAATTCGACGTACCCTTCACCAATATGGATTTCATGACCGTACACCAATACGAAAGCCACTCATCAAGTATATGAATAGACAAAAGAGAGTGACTTTCGCCAAAGAACATCGTTTAAAGCCTATTTCTTTCTGA